The Bacillus solimangrovi genome has a segment encoding these proteins:
- a CDS encoding G5 and 3D domain-containing protein, which yields MLNNRFGLTNASLFKWSVTLIAAVLCISLIVFEGTKATVKINIDGKQETIRTHAKTVEQLLTTQDIELKQDDLIQPSMNTAISNGMQVTWEPAKTVTLVVNGEEQTVSTTVETIRELLHEQGVKIMERDEVKPVKTAKIEDGMNVVVTEAFELPIVIGGEEKSVWTTSTTVADLLKQQGVSLDDDDRVEPDLQAPITKETKIEVVRVEKVTDVVEVALDYAVVTRNDSSLSSGEERVISKGQEGKVKKTFEVVIENGKEVSRELINKETVRESKDRIVAIGTKSTNQPIISRGGTAVKEFYVKASAYTAYCKGCSGKTRTGIDLRANPNVKVIAVDPNVIPLGTKVWVDGYGYAIAGDTGSAIKGNRIDLFMPSSAAATAFGVKNVKIKILE from the coding sequence ATGTTAAATAATAGATTTGGATTGACGAATGCATCGTTATTCAAATGGTCTGTTACACTCATCGCCGCAGTTTTATGTATCAGTCTCATCGTCTTTGAAGGGACGAAAGCAACTGTCAAAATTAACATAGACGGTAAGCAAGAAACGATACGTACCCATGCAAAAACAGTAGAACAATTACTAACAACACAAGATATTGAGCTGAAACAAGACGATTTAATTCAGCCAAGTATGAATACAGCAATCTCAAATGGTATGCAAGTTACATGGGAACCAGCAAAGACTGTTACACTTGTAGTAAATGGTGAGGAACAAACCGTTTCGACAACAGTTGAAACAATCCGTGAATTATTGCACGAGCAAGGTGTTAAAATCATGGAGCGTGATGAAGTAAAGCCAGTAAAAACAGCAAAAATCGAAGATGGAATGAATGTTGTTGTCACAGAAGCTTTTGAATTACCTATAGTTATAGGTGGAGAGGAAAAATCTGTTTGGACGACTTCGACCACTGTCGCTGACCTTTTAAAGCAACAAGGAGTTTCATTGGATGATGATGACCGAGTAGAGCCCGATCTACAAGCGCCAATAACCAAAGAGACAAAGATAGAGGTCGTTCGCGTAGAAAAGGTCACCGATGTGGTGGAAGTAGCACTTGATTATGCTGTTGTTACACGAAATGATTCTTCGCTATCTTCAGGAGAAGAGCGTGTTATTTCAAAAGGACAAGAAGGTAAAGTAAAGAAGACTTTTGAAGTCGTAATAGAGAACGGCAAGGAAGTTTCTCGTGAATTAATAAACAAAGAAACCGTTCGAGAAAGTAAAGACCGTATTGTAGCAATTGGTACAAAATCTACTAATCAACCAATTATCTCTCGTGGAGGGACAGCAGTTAAGGAGTTTTATGTAAAGGCCAGTGCTTATACTGCTTATTGTAAAGGCTGTTCAGGTAAGACTAGAACAGGAATTGATTTACGAGCAAACCCTAATGTTAAGGTTATAGCTGTTGATCCAAATGTTATCCCATTAGGTACGAAAGTATGGGTTGATGGTTATGGTTATGCTATTGCAGGTGATACAGGGTCAGCGATTAAAGGTAATCGAATCGACCTGTTTATGCCGAGCTCAGCAGCTGCCACTGCTTTTGGAGTTAAAAATGTAAAAATCAAAATTCTTGAATAG
- the rnmV gene encoding ribonuclease M5: MKIKEIIVVEGKDDTVKIKHAVDADTIETNGSAINKATLEQIRLAQETRGVIVLTDPDYPGERIRRIISENVPGCKHAFLQKGQAIAKKGRGLGVEHASVADIRAALEGLREEMSEPVEQIKWQDLVQAGLIGGTQAKSRRERLGVLLKIGYTNGKQLHKRLKMFQITKQQYEQALQQVLQEEHV, from the coding sequence ATGAAAATAAAAGAAATCATAGTTGTTGAAGGCAAAGATGATACTGTTAAAATAAAACATGCTGTTGATGCAGATACAATTGAAACGAATGGTTCAGCTATAAATAAAGCAACCCTTGAACAGATTCGTCTTGCCCAAGAGACGAGAGGTGTAATAGTTCTCACTGATCCTGATTATCCAGGTGAGCGAATTCGGAGAATTATTTCTGAAAATGTACCTGGCTGTAAACATGCCTTTCTACAAAAAGGTCAAGCGATTGCTAAGAAGGGAAGAGGACTGGGTGTTGAGCATGCCTCGGTAGCAGATATTCGAGCGGCTCTAGAAGGTTTGCGAGAGGAAATGTCAGAGCCTGTAGAACAAATAAAGTGGCAAGACCTTGTTCAAGCTGGTCTAATAGGTGGGACTCAAGCTAAGAGCCGTAGAGAACGTTTGGGAGTATTGTTGAAGATTGGTTATACAAATGGTAAGCAACTTCATAAACGTCTAAAGATGTTTCAAATTACAAAACAACAATATGAGCAAGCATTACAACAAGTATTGCAGGAGGAGCATGTATAA
- the rsmA gene encoding 16S rRNA (adenine(1518)-N(6)/adenine(1519)-N(6))-dimethyltransferase RsmA gives MERDIAVPSRTREILEKHGFSFKKSLGQNFLIDTNILRNIVDFANLTEGSGAIEIGPGIGALTEQLAKKAEKVVAFEIDQRLLPILNETLAPYKHVEIIHQDILEAEVRSMIEEKMQGIKDIMVVANLPYYVTTPILMKLLTENLPVRGIVVMLQKEVADRIAARPGTKDYGSLSIAIQYYSEAEVVMTVPKTVFVPKPNVDSAVIRLTLRTKPPVQLTDEKFFFEVVRASFAQRRKTIYNNLVHNLAGKEKKEQVTLALEKANIEAKRRGETLSMEEFAQLSEVLKKYL, from the coding sequence ATGGAAAGAGATATCGCAGTACCGAGTCGTACACGTGAAATTCTAGAGAAGCATGGATTTTCATTCAAAAAAAGTTTAGGGCAAAACTTTCTGATCGATACGAATATATTAAGAAATATAGTTGATTTTGCTAATTTAACAGAAGGTAGTGGAGCGATTGAAATTGGCCCAGGAATAGGGGCATTGACGGAACAACTTGCTAAAAAGGCTGAGAAAGTTGTTGCGTTTGAAATTGATCAACGTTTATTACCAATCCTTAATGAGACACTTGCTCCATATAAGCACGTAGAAATTATTCATCAAGATATATTAGAAGCAGAAGTTCGTTCAATGATTGAAGAGAAGATGCAAGGAATAAAAGATATCATGGTAGTTGCAAATTTACCCTATTATGTCACGACACCAATTTTAATGAAATTACTTACAGAAAATTTACCTGTAAGAGGCATAGTAGTAATGCTTCAAAAGGAAGTAGCTGATCGTATAGCTGCAAGACCAGGAACGAAAGATTACGGTTCACTTTCAATTGCAATACAATATTATTCTGAAGCAGAAGTCGTGATGACTGTACCAAAGACTGTTTTTGTTCCTAAACCAAATGTTGATTCGGCTGTTATTCGTTTGACATTAAGAACCAAGCCACCAGTGCAGCTAACAGATGAGAAATTTTTCTTTGAAGTAGTTAGGGCAAGCTTTGCGCAAAGGAGAAAAACGATTTATAACAATCTAGTGCACAATCTCGCTGGAAAAGAAAAAAAAGAACAAGTAACACTTGCGCTTGAAAAAGCTAACATTGAAGCAAAAAGACGTGGAGAAACGTTATCGATGGAAGAATTTGCTCAATTAAGTGAAGTATTAAAAAAATACTTATAA
- the yabG gene encoding sporulation peptidase YabG, with protein MSVQIGDIVGRKSYDCDLLFRVIDMKQKDEETIVMLYGEDVRLVADAFIDDLVVIDEREYKKRKQKLQEKEDQSFRLFRKEYKVVREKNEYTASSGYKHEHAIFQMPGKVLHLDGDPLYLKKCRMLYERLHIPAYGFHMNESEMPEKVEALIDQFRPDILVITGHDAYSESKGAVTELKAYRHSRYFVETVNRARKKIPNLDQLVIFAGACQSHFESLIRAGANFASSPRRVNIHALDPVYVVAKVSYTAFNGDVNVWEVLKNTLTGEKGLGGIQTRGFLRTGMPLMNHEKEEKSKSD; from the coding sequence ATGAGTGTACAAATTGGTGATATTGTCGGACGTAAATCATATGATTGTGACTTGCTATTTCGCGTTATCGATATGAAACAAAAGGATGAAGAGACAATTGTAATGTTATATGGTGAAGACGTTCGTTTAGTAGCAGATGCTTTCATTGATGATCTAGTTGTAATCGATGAGCGTGAATATAAAAAACGAAAACAAAAATTACAAGAAAAGGAAGATCAATCCTTTCGATTATTTCGTAAGGAATATAAAGTAGTTCGAGAAAAAAATGAATATACAGCTTCAAGTGGATATAAACATGAACATGCAATTTTTCAAATGCCTGGAAAGGTGTTGCATTTAGACGGGGATCCTTTGTATTTAAAAAAATGTCGAATGTTATATGAGCGATTACACATTCCTGCTTATGGATTCCATATGAATGAAAGCGAAATGCCTGAAAAAGTAGAAGCATTAATTGATCAGTTTCGTCCTGATATTTTAGTTATTACTGGGCATGATGCTTACTCTGAATCAAAGGGTGCAGTGACAGAATTGAAGGCTTATCGTCACTCGAGATACTTTGTTGAAACAGTGAATCGAGCGAGGAAAAAGATCCCTAACTTAGATCAGCTTGTAATCTTTGCTGGTGCCTGTCAATCGCACTTTGAATCGCTTATTCGAGCTGGAGCAAATTTTGCAAGCTCTCCACGAAGGGTAAACATTCATGCCTTAGACCCAGTATATGTTGTAGCAAAAGTAAGTTATACGGCATTTAACGGTGATGTAAACGTGTGGGAAGTATTAAAAAACACCTTAACTGGAGAAAAAGGACTTGGTGGAATTCAAACCAGAGGATTTCTTAGGACTGGTATGCCTCTAATGAATCATGAAAAAGAGGAGAAGAGTAAAAGCGATTAA
- the veg gene encoding biofilm formation stimulator Veg encodes MPKTLSDIKQTLDGNLGKRLRLKANGGRRKTIERYGVLAETYPSVFIVELDQAENAFERVSYSYADVLTETVELSFDDDFHGSIVMSGQ; translated from the coding sequence ATGCCAAAAACTTTATCTGATATTAAGCAGACGTTAGACGGAAATTTAGGGAAACGTTTAAGATTGAAGGCAAATGGCGGACGTAGAAAAACCATTGAACGGTATGGTGTTTTAGCAGAAACGTATCCATCAGTATTTATTGTAGAGCTAGATCAAGCCGAAAATGCGTTTGAACGTGTTTCATACAGTTATGCTGATGTTTTAACTGAAACGGTTGAATTAAGCTTTGATGATGATTTCCACGGATCAATTGTAATGAGTGGGCAGTAG
- a CDS encoding small, acid-soluble spore protein, alpha/beta type has translation MGRRRSIMSDQLKEELAKELGFYDTVKQEGWGAIRARDAGNMVKLAIQKAESQLLQQSMNDKANQQ, from the coding sequence TTGGGCAGAAGACGTAGTATTATGTCTGATCAATTGAAAGAAGAGTTGGCTAAGGAGCTTGGCTTTTACGATACTGTAAAGCAAGAAGGATGGGGCGCTATTCGAGCTCGTGACGCGGGTAATATGGTAAAGTTAGCTATCCAAAAAGCAGAAAGTCAACTGTTGCAACAGTCAATGAACGACAAAGCTAATCAACAATAA